CCGGTTACAACTTTCTCTGATCACTGGATGCGAAAATATCCGAACCTGATAGTTGACTTTATTCCAACTGCTCCCAATCAACTTTGGGTAAGCGATATTACTTACATCACGTTGAAAGATGATTTTGCTTATTTATCATTAATTACGGATGCTTACAGCAGAAAGATAGTAGGGTTTTACCTATCAGAAACGCTATCGGCAGATGGCTGTATAAAAGCATTGCAAATGGCTTTAAATAATAATCCGCAACTGGGAAGACTCATTCATCATTCTGATAGAGGAAGTCAATACTGTTGTGCCGATTACGTTTCAATACTCGACAAGCACTTTGTTAAAATCAGCATGACTCAAAGTGGTGACCCTTTAGAAAATGCAATCGCAGAAAGAGTAAACGGAATTTTGAAAGATGAGTTGTTGGAGAAAATTTACATCAATTATCAGGAAGCTAAACAAGCTATTGCAGCAGCAATTAGCATCTACAACTATCAAAGACCGCATAGCAGTATTGATATGTTAACTCCTATTGAAGCTCATTTACGAGAAGGAGAACTAAAACGCAGATGGAAAAATTATTATTCAAAAAAGAAGGAGGTTGTTATGTCGTAAAATGAGTTTTTTTCAGGCATGAAGGGTTCAAGAATAAAAAAGCCAAGCTGTTACACTTGGCTAAATAAGACGTTTTATTCCGTCACCCGGAGATGTATCCCTGGCAAGTTGCTCTCCAGCAGAGCTTGCTTCCGTTTAGTCTCCAAGGCAAATGTAAACCTTATTTAGGATTAATGAAAAATGTGTAAACTTGTAACAGGATTTAGAAGACACTATCCCGATAAGTGTGTAAACTTCAAATTATGGTTTTATTGTCAGGTATCAAGAAGCCTGACCCTATCACCAAATATAAGCAGGAAACTGTTAAGAATAGCTCCCCAGTCTCTGATAGGCATAGTCCATTTTTTCGATGCTTCTCTTGCAGCCAGGAAAACAGACTTCATTACGGCATCATCTGTCGGGAAAGAGAGCTTGTTTTTGGTGTATTTTCTGATCTTTCCATTGAGATTTTCAATCAGGTTGGTGGTATAGATGATTTTACGGATTTCAGCCGGGTAATCGAAGAAAACGGTGAGTTCATCCCAGTTGTCCCTCCAGCTTTTGATGGCATAAGCGTATTTGGATTCCCATTTTTTGGCAAAATCGTTCAGGGCAGCCCAAGCAGCATCTTTTGTAGGGGCGGTATAAATTTCCTTCATATCCCTTGTAAACGCCCTGCGGTCTTTCCATGCGACATATCTACATGCGTTTCTGATCTGGTGGACGACACATATCTGAGTGACTGATTGGGGGAATGAAGCTTTTATCGTATCAGTAAACCCGTTCAGGTTGTCAGTTGCCGTTATGAGAATATCTTCAACCCCTCTGGCTTTCAGGTCGGTGAGTACCCCCATCCAGAAAGCCGAAGATTCATTCTTGCCAAGCCAAAGGCCTAGGATCTCTTTAAGGCCGTTAGTTCTGAGGCCAACGGCAATATAAACGGTCTTGTTGACCACTTTGGAGTTCTCCCTGACTTTGAAGGATATACCATCCATCCAAACGATCAGGTATACAGGGTCAAGCGGCCTGTTTCTCCATGCAACAATATCCTCCGCTACGGCACCGGTAACCCTTGAGATGGTGGAGGAGGAAACATTGATGTCATAAAGCTCCCGGATCTGTTCTTCGATGTCCTGGTTTGACATTCCCTTGGCATACATGGAAATGATCACGTTTTCAACGCCCTCCGCCATGCTTCTGCGTTTGGGCACAAGGGCAGGCTCAAAGCTGCCGTCCCTGTCTCTTGGGACTCTGATTTCAGCTTCCCCAAATGTGTTTTTTATTGTTTTGGTGGAATAGCCGTTCCTTGAATTGGGATTATCGGAATTCTGATGCTTTTCATAGCCAAGATGGGCATCCAGCTCGCCTTCAAGCATTTTCTCAACGGCTCTTTTCTGAAGCTGTTGAAGGAAGGAATTAAGCTCCCCGGCAGTCCTGAACTGCTTGAGGAAGTCATCATTTAGGAGATCTTCTTTTTTCATTTTTGTAATCTGTGTGTTATAAAGGTAAGAAATTGTCCACACACAGACCGGGGGGCGCCTACCGCGGGTTCCTCAAATTCCCTGTGCGATTTCTTCTAAATCACACAGAGAATTTCGAGGTTTAACTTTAACTTCGTAAGTAGTGAAACCAACTTACACAGTTTGTGTCATAGTCCCATTTAGAACCAAAAAAGTGTCAACTTTTTTTAGGACGAGTCACATAACTTCCAAACACAGGGCAAGCACATTTGCAAACCGCACAAGGCTCAACACAATCCAAAGTTTGCAAAAGAGCTTGCCCTTTTCCCGACAGACAAAAAAATTCCTTTCCCCCTCTTTTTATTTTTCAGCAGACACACGACCAAACACGACAAACAGCGGACAACAAAAAGCCACATACCGCTAACAAGGGTTTGGCGTAATGGCGGGTGAAGTGCTTCGTTTGAACATTTATGGTATATTTGAACTTTGGTTCTTCGTATCAACCGTAGTGCTATAATGCCGCCACTACGCCAAGCCCCAAAACGTTGTGCCTCATTGTAGAAAGCCGACCGCACATTCAAGCACATTTGGTTTTTGCCGACACAAAAAGCCCAAACAAAAAACCAAAAGAGCTTGAATTTTGCCAACGCTCAATAAAGACGACCGGCTAACTTGAGACGCTGAGAAATACGTTCTTTGAAATCCTGTGGAGAAATTACCTTGACTTGTTCTCCGAAAGAAAGAATCAATCGTTCCAACTCAAAATTTGGAATGACTTTGATTTTGACTTCAAGTCCAGTTGGATCGTTTTTGTGCTTTTGACTTGGATGAATGGGCTTTGTAATGACATAAGGAGCAACTTCAGGAGAAAACTTCAAGATGATTTCCTGTAAGTCCCCATTTTCGGGGCGGGTTACTCCAACCAAATCGAAAAAGTACTCTTGCCAATCGGTTTCTGACTGTTTGTATTTCTGGGCAGTTTCAGACAATGACTCAATTCGGTCTAAGGCAAGATTCCAATTCGGAACCTGATTGTTTGCATTGAGACCAAAGACAAACCACCTATTGTTATACTGCTTTAAATAGTATGGATGAAAAGTGATTTCGTATGGTTCAGAACTTTTAAAGTCCTTGTATTTGACAAGTAAAACCCGCTCATTAACTATGGCATTGAACAGTGGAGTTAAAAAATGAAGCCCTTTAAGGTCAATATTGCTCTCAAAGCTGATGATTTCACTTTTACGCTCAATTAAGCCAAACTTAGATTCAAGCATTGGAATCATTTCATTGACCCACTCAAACTGTGGTGTACCGGAGAAACGAGAAAAAATTTGAAGGGCTGACTTTATTTGTTCGGCTTCCGAATCATTTAAAGGTTGGTTACTGATTGAAAAAGATAAATCTTCATATCGATAAAATACTTTTCGACCATGACGGATTCTGCCAAGAGGGATAGACCAGCCTGCATCACTTTCCATGAAACGAATGTCATCAAACAATTGCCTTCTTTGTATTCCTTCGCTGTTTGGGTCAAAATCCATCAATGCTTTGTTGCACTCTTCGAGCAGGTCTTCCCAAAAATACATCCTGCCCGTGTTGCGAAAGCAACGGTCTAATACCTGATAGCGGATAAGTGCATTTTTGTTGACAGACATAATTTAAATATTTTTAGTGCAGGTGAAATGCACAGCACAAAGATACTTTTATTCCCTGAATGAGCAATGTAATGAATGGAAATACAAAATACGCTTTTGTAACTTATTTTTATCTGTATCTTTACCGTGCAGATTGAGTGCACATAAACGCTATACTTTTGCAGAAGTTCTTTGAAACACTTGCCACAAGATATTGATTCGTGGGTGCTGGTCTCAGATTTCGGTTTGAGACAATGATCGGCATCTTCTCCCGACCTCTGGTTGGGATGAATGTCACTTAGGCATTTTTAACAGCGGTTATTGATTTCAATGTCAATAATATGAAGTTGTTATTGATGTAATTATTAGTGATGAATAGGTATTGATTTTCAGTTATTATAATTGAAATATTCATACAAAAAGAGTATCCGGCAGGTGTTTTCAAAGTCCTTCAAAACTTTAGACATGAAAATTGAACAGGCACATATCGACCAAATACGGAAGGAATTTGCAGAACTGCAAAGCAAGGAGGACTTAGTGAAACTATTAAGTGACGCTAAGAATATGCTTTATGGTGAGGAATGTAAGCCAGTTCAATTAAAATCATTGACCTATTACGCTAATCCTACCCTTTGCAAAACGCGTTATCAGACTTTTACCATCAAGAAAAAGTCGGGTGCAGACAGAACCATCCATGCACCCGTGAAAGGGTTAAAATCTATCCTTCGCTCTCTAAACTTTGTGCTTCAATGTGTATATGAACCACATGAAGCAGCAACAGGTTTTGTTTTGGAAAAGTCAATTGTAGACAATGCCAAAAAGCACGTGGGGCATCATTATGTCCTAAACATGGACTTGAAAGATTTTTTTCACTCTTTCGACCGAAACAGAGTGAAGATGGGCTTTATGTATGAGCCATTTAACCTGAATGGAGACAAAGAACCATTAGCATTTCTGTTGGCAAGTCTTTGCACTCATCCTTTTGAAGTTGATGGAGAAGAAAAAACGGTACTCCCACAAGGTAGCCCGACATCTCCAACTTTAACGAATATTCTTTGCAAAAAGCTTGACCGAAGACTTACCGGACTTGCCAACCGATTTGGAGCAACGTATACAAGGTACGCTGACGACATTACATTTTCGTCACCACACAACATCTATACTGATGAAGCTTTTAACAATGAGCTAAAGCGAATAATTGAAGATGACCAAAAACTGGTTATAAACCCGAAGAAAACACGTTTACAAAAAGCAGGGTATAGACAAGAAGCAACAGGCTTGATTGTAAACGACAAGGTAAATGTCCGTAGGAGATATGTGAAGCAAATCCGCATGTGGCTTTACTATTGGGAAAAGTACGGCTATGAAAAAGCGGAACAGATTTTTAAACGGGATTACATTGTCGACAAAGGCCATGTAAAAAACATCAATGCTCATTTGGTGAATGTGCTTGATGGGAAATTGGAGTTTTTGAAAATGGTGAAAGGTGCTGAGGATACTACTTATATAGGTTTGAAGGAAAGGTTTGATAAATTGACTGGATTGAAAGAAACAAAGGATCAATCCAAGATTGACCTTAATTCTGTTTTAAATACATTGGTAAACAAAGGACTCAATAAAGCCATGAACCTTTATAGTAAATTCAAAAATCAATAAATATGAACGAAGAAGACTTGAGAAAATTCATAGAGTTTACAAAAACCTTGCTAACACAATTGCAAGGGCAAAATGAGTATGCTTGGTTTTTTGAGTCTTTCAACCTTGAAATAGTCAATAGCTTTTTCCAAAACGGAGCCAATACCTCTGGACCTGATAAATTTCAAAGCATTACAGAATCTGACGTTGGTAGAATAAAGGCTTATTTAAGTTTCGTTGATA
This Cecembia calidifontis DNA region includes the following protein-coding sequences:
- a CDS encoding IS3 family transposase; the encoded protein is MEKKAWHQAIMNIGQSESRSIQTLCSLLGYSRQAFYKFVKHAEKEALQHDLILQEVLRIRKTLKRLGTRKLLFKMEGFMREHHIEIGRDAMFDLLATHKLLIRKRKRRVPVTTFSDHWMRKYPNLIVDFIPTAPNQLWVSDITYITLKDDFAYLSLITDAYSRKIVGFYLSETLSADGCIKALQMALNNNPQLGRLIHHSDRGSQYCCADYVSILDKHFVKISMTQSGDPLENAIAERVNGILKDELLEKIYINYQEAKQAIAAAISIYNYQRPHSSIDMLTPIEAHLREGELKRRWKNYYSKKKEVVMS
- a CDS encoding IS256 family transposase — its product is MKKEDLLNDDFLKQFRTAGELNSFLQQLQKRAVEKMLEGELDAHLGYEKHQNSDNPNSRNGYSTKTIKNTFGEAEIRVPRDRDGSFEPALVPKRRSMAEGVENVIISMYAKGMSNQDIEEQIRELYDINVSSSTISRVTGAVAEDIVAWRNRPLDPVYLIVWMDGISFKVRENSKVVNKTVYIAVGLRTNGLKEILGLWLGKNESSAFWMGVLTDLKARGVEDILITATDNLNGFTDTIKASFPQSVTQICVVHQIRNACRYVAWKDRRAFTRDMKEIYTAPTKDAAWAALNDFAKKWESKYAYAIKSWRDNWDELTVFFDYPAEIRKIIYTTNLIENLNGKIRKYTKNKLSFPTDDAVMKSVFLAAREASKKWTMPIRDWGAILNSFLLIFGDRVRLLDT
- a CDS encoding helix-turn-helix transcriptional regulator → MYFWEDLLEECNKALMDFDPNSEGIQRRQLFDDIRFMESDAGWSIPLGRIRHGRKVFYRYEDLSFSISNQPLNDSEAEQIKSALQIFSRFSGTPQFEWVNEMIPMLESKFGLIERKSEIISFESNIDLKGLHFLTPLFNAIVNERVLLVKYKDFKSSEPYEITFHPYYLKQYNNRWFVFGLNANNQVPNWNLALDRIESLSETAQKYKQSETDWQEYFFDLVGVTRPENGDLQEIILKFSPEVAPYVITKPIHPSQKHKNDPTGLEVKIKVIPNFELERLILSFGEQVKVISPQDFKERISQRLKLAGRLY
- a CDS encoding reverse transcriptase family protein, whose amino-acid sequence is MKIEQAHIDQIRKEFAELQSKEDLVKLLSDAKNMLYGEECKPVQLKSLTYYANPTLCKTRYQTFTIKKKSGADRTIHAPVKGLKSILRSLNFVLQCVYEPHEAATGFVLEKSIVDNAKKHVGHHYVLNMDLKDFFHSFDRNRVKMGFMYEPFNLNGDKEPLAFLLASLCTHPFEVDGEEKTVLPQGSPTSPTLTNILCKKLDRRLTGLANRFGATYTRYADDITFSSPHNIYTDEAFNNELKRIIEDDQKLVINPKKTRLQKAGYRQEATGLIVNDKVNVRRRYVKQIRMWLYYWEKYGYEKAEQIFKRDYIVDKGHVKNINAHLVNVLDGKLEFLKMVKGAEDTTYIGLKERFDKLTGLKETKDQSKIDLNSVLNTLVNKGLNKAMNLYSKFKNQ